A stretch of DNA from Parvularcula bermudensis HTCC2503:
CATCCGCGCCCCGCTTTCCCTAGGCCGTCGCCTCCCCGGAGAGGTGCCGGAGTGGTCGAACGGGGCGGTCTCGAAAACCGTTGAGCGCGCAAGCGTTCCGAGGGTTCGAATCCCTCTCTCTCCGCCATTTTTGATCTCACGGCGCGCGGCGCCTCCGATGGGGCGGGCTGACCGCCCGAGCCGCCGTCGCGGCTTTGGCCGTCCGAGCTCGAAGGTCATCCTTCTCTCTCCGCCATGTTTGTGTTGCCTATCGTCTTTCGGCCTGGGAATCAGCGGTTTTTCAAATCACATATGTTTGAGCATCAGTGGGCTCCATGAGGCGGTGATTAAAACCGGTTCTTTGGAATTGCCCGAGCGGACCGAAGGCGCTGTACCGGCAAACATAGTGGAAGGTGTGGCCGCGAATGACGCCGAACATATCTCGCCAAATAACGGCACCCCCTATTGACAGCCAGGTTGGATCCTCATCCTGGTAGAAACCTTTGTACTGGGTATTAAATTCGACCCACCTTCTCCAGTGTTCTCCCGGCTCAACAACATCGTCAGCCAAAAAAAAGCATCTGATTGTAGGCTTTTGCCTGAGTTGTTCGAGGTTGCGGAAAAGCATGAAATCTTGAGAAATTCTGATCTGGGTAGCCGAAGTCCGGCCAATATTCTCGAATTGTATTTCAAAGGACCTACGCCCTAACTGATGACACTCGCTTATTCCTCTCGGTACAAGGAAAGCAGCTTCAGTGGCCCGAGCTACTTCAATCTGGCGATCCGCCACTTTCAGCGATACCCGTGCTTGTTCTTCGGTTGCGTTTTGTGTCACGCGGACAGCTTCCCAAGCGGCCTCGGTTCCTTCCTTGGCTTGAGAGAGAGTATGCTCGCTAGTTCGTAGAGTTCTAGCAATCAGATATACACCCGCAGTCGTTACGATCAGCATCGCGACCGCAGACTTCGTCATGTCTTGCTGAGCCTTCAAATCAGCCTGAGCGGTGGACGTATCATATTTGGCGTTGCGCGCCTCGCTCATGCACAACGCCTGCATGGGGAGGTCGCTCGATTTCAGGCAATCACGAATGGCGGCTTTGCGCTCGTAATGAGCTGCACTTGCGCGTTCATCACGGTGGCGTTCATCAAGTTTTATCCATGAAAACGTTGTAGAAGACAGAGTGAGAGCAACAACGATAATTAGCTCCCAAGGTAGAGCCCTCTTGCCTATAGCTCCATTAGACATTGAACCAAACACACCGCAGTAAACTTGCCTCTTGCGAGCTTGTTACGGATGTTCGGTTCCGTCTCGCTCACACTAATTTCAGCGAGCTTATCCAATAGTTGCGCGTAGGTCATGCCACACTTCTTGAGTTCCGGCTTTAAGCCAGCCTTTGACCTGATTTTCTCAATCAGATTGGTCTTTCGTGCGCCATAGCGGAGGTCTATTCCTGCGCGCCCATCGGGTGGCCCAGTGACCTCGTCTTTCCTCCCGGCAGCGGAAGGCTATATAAATGTAAACTTCGGTATCAGCCCCCACCTTGGCGGATGCCTCCCCCGAACACTTGCTCGCGTTGAGGTCAGAGGCATGACGATTTCCCCCACCCCTTCCCTGTTCACCCTTGGGGCGGTCGCCGCGCTGACCCTTGCAAGCGGGATCACGCCCGCCGCTGCGCAAGAGGCGCGGGCCGTTTGGTCGGCGGTGCATGAGAATGATTATTTCGCCGGGACAGATCAAAACTATACGAGCGGGGTGCGCTTTGCCCGCTTCATCGAGGTCGAGCCGGGGGGCTTTCAATTCGGGATCGCCGAGCGGTTGTTCGGGGCCAGGGGCGATCGTGATGAGGTCATTTACGGTCTTGGCCTTGGCCAAAGCCTCTATACCCCCACCGATACCGACGCGGAGGCGCCGCTCTTCGATCAGCGCCCCTATGCGGCGTGGCTTTACAGTGAATACAGCCTGATCCGCCTGGGGGGCGGCACTGCCGATCAACTGACCGTTGAATTCGGGACGGTGGGCCCGGACGCCTTGGGCGAAGAAGTCCAGAACAATTATCACACCCTGATCGGCGGTGAGGAGGCCGAGGGGTGGGATAATCAGATCCGAAACGAACTTGGCGTTGTCGTCAGCTACGAACGAAAATTACGGGCTCAATTCTCTCGCGAGATCGGAAATGTCGGAGTTGGGGTCGACGTGACCCCCTATGCCGGGGGTTCGGTGGGCAACATCCGCAGCGACGTGCGGGCGGGGGCTATTCTCCGTCTCGGGGCAGGGCTCGATGACGATTTCGGGCCGCCACGGATCAATCCCGCCTCCGCCGGGGTGGGGTATTTCAGCCCCACCCAATCCAATGCCTTATATGCCTATATCGGCGGACAGGGGCGATATGTGTTCAACGACATCACCCTCGAAGGGTCCTTGTTCGACGATGACGATCCGGTGACGGTCGACATCGAAGAGACGGTCGGCGAAATCCAAGGCGGCATCGTGTGGCGGATTGCGGACTGGCAGTTGGCCTATAGCCAGGTCTGGCGCACCAAGCAGTTCGAAGCCCAAGCCGACAATCAACGCTTTGGCGCGGTGAGTATCGCCCGGCGGTTCTGATCTGAATGATCGGTCGCTGTGGGTTGAGGGCGGATCGTCGTCATCCTGTCATGTAACAATGGTTAACGTCCCCTCGCTGAGGCGATTCGCGTCGCGAATTTGAGAGGGATACTGACCATGCTGCCAACTGCCGATCTGGGGCTGACCGAAACGGCTTCGCTGCGCCTTTCTGCAACGGGGACGGAGGGGGCCGACGAACGCCTGACCGCCGCCCTTCTCAGTCCGTCGGGCCAGGACGCGTTGGCATTGTCCTGGTTGGCGGGGCCAGTGGACAATTCGCTGGTCGGGTCGGCTTTCACGGCGTCGGCTCTCCCCGGCCCTTTGATTGCCGAGTTCCAGTCGAATCCGCCGGGCACCGACCCGGCGACCCAGACGATTGAACTGTCGGGGGAGGCGGGGACCAGCTTTACCGGCGTTCTTTTGTCCATCGAAAGCGATGCGGGATCGTCGGCGGGGACCGTTGACCGGCTTGAAACCGTTTCGGGGACCTTCGATGCGAATGGGCTGCTGACGGTTGAGATTGCGGATCTCGAAAATCCCTCCTTCACCCTGGTGCTGCTCGACAGCTTCACCGGTGCCGTTGGGACCGATATCGACACGGATGATGATGGGACGGCGGACGATCTGTCGACCTTCGGTACGGTCCTCGACGCGATCGGGGTGCCCGACACGGCGGGGGATGAAGCCTTTGTCTATGGCGCAGAACTTGGCGGGACGGATTTCGCCTATACCGGGGCGGAGCCCGAATTGATCTTCCGTGACGGTAGCGTTGGCGATCTTTACGCGGTCAATTTCCTGGGCAGTTCGACGGACATCGTCGCCGCGGACGGCACCGTCCTCTCCCCATCCGATTTCGATACCGACCCCACCCTTGCCCCGACCTTCGGCGCCCTTAACCCGACCCTCGGCAGCCAGGCGGCGCCTGTCTTGATTGCTGAGTTCCAGTCGAATCCGCCGGGCACCGATCCGGCGACCCAGACGATTGAACTGTCGGGGGAGGCGGGGACCAGCTTTACCGGCGTTCTTTTGTCCATCGAAAGCGATGCGGGATCGTCGGCGGGGACCGTTGACCGGCTTGAAACCGTTTCGGGGACCTTCGATGCGAATGGGCTGCTGACGGTTGAGATTGCGGATCTCGAAAATCCCTCCTTCACCCTGGTGCTGCTCGACAGCTTCACCGGTGCCGTTGGGACCGATATCGACACGGATGATGATGGGACGGCGGACGATCTGTCGACCTTCGGCACTGTCCTCGACGCAATCGGGGTGCCCGACACGGCGGGGGATGAAGCCTTTGTCTATGGCGCAGAACTTGGCGGGACGGATTTCGCCTATACCGGGGCGGAGCCCGAGCTGATCTTCCGTGACGGTAGCGTTGGCGATCTTTACGCGGTCAATTTCCTGGGCAGTTCGACGGACATCGTCGCCGCGGACGGCACCGTCCTCTCCCCATCCGATTTCGATACCGACCCCACCCTTGCCCCGACCTTCGGCGCCCTTAACCCGACCCTCATGGCAGACCCTGAGCCCATTACCCTGATCAGCGATGTTCAAGGCACCGGCGCGGTCAGCCCCCTTGCCGGCGGCACCGTGACCGTCCGCGCTGTGGTCGTTGGCGACTTTCAAGACGGTGGTCTTGGCGAGAACGGCGACTTCAACGGCTTCTACCTCCAGGAGGAGGATGCCGACGCGGACGGCGATGCTCAGTCTTCTGAAGGAATTTTCGTCTTCGACGGTTCGAGTCCTGCCATCGATGTCGCTGTCGGTGACCTTGTCGAAGTGACAGGGACCGTGACGGAGTTCTTCGGCGAGACCCAGATCAGCCTGTCGTCGATCGAGATCATCAGTGCGGATAATACCTTGCCCACGGCCGCGACGATCACGTTCCCGGTGGCCGATGTCGTGAGCACCGACGATGGCACCTTGATTGCGGATCTCGAAGCCTATGAGGGGATGCTGGTCACGGTGCCGAACAGCCAGCAGCTGACCGTCACAGACCTTTTCACCTATGGCCGGTTCGGCGATATCGGCCTGACCGCGGGGGATCGTTTGCCGATCTTTACGCAGGATAACGCCCCCGATGCCGTGGGCTATGCGGCGTTCCTTGAAGAGGCGGCGAAGTCGACCCTGGTGATCGATGACGGCTCATCCGTTCAGAACCCGACAAGTCTTCCTTATCCGGACGGGTTTTTCGACGGCGATGAGGGCTTGCGTGCCGGAGACAGTGTGCAGGATCTTGTGGGCGTTGTGCGCTACAGTCGCGGCTCAGGCGGATTTGGCGACGAGAATTTCCGGATCAATCCGGTCGAGGCGCCGACCTTCGTCAACGATAATCCGCGCCCGACCGAGGCCCCGGATGTCGGCGGCGACTTGACGGTGGCCACCTTCAACGTCCTTAATTTCTTCACGACCCTCGATCAGAACGGGAACACTTCCGGCCCGAGCAATCTTGAGCCCCGGGGGGCGGATAATCAGGCAGAGTTCGACCGCCAATTGGACAAGCTGGTCCAGGCGATCGGGCAGAGTGGCGCCGATATTCTGAGCCTTGTCGAGCTGGAGAACGAATTCGCCGACACCAATGGCGATGGGCAATTCGCGATTGGCACATTGGTCGACGCGCTGAATACGGCCTTCCCGACGGAGACCTATGCCTATGTCGATCCTGGCCAGTCCTTTGTGGATGTCAGCGACGCGATTTCGGTCGGCTTCATCTATAAGACGGACAAGGTGCAATTGGCCGAGGGCACCACGGTCGAGATCTTGAGTGACGCCGATCTGCCGGGGCTTGGCCTGTCCTTCGGGCAGCCGGTCTTTGACGGGGTCAGCACCAACCGGGCTGCCCTTGCCGCAACCTTCGAAGAGATCGACGGCGGCGGTCAAGTCACTCTCGTTGCGAACCACTTCAAGTCCAAGGGCGGCAGCGGCAGTGGCGGCGACGCCGATCAAGGCGACGGCGCCGGCGCCTTCAATCAGACCCGGCTCAACGCCGCGATCGCCCTCGATGCGTGGCTGGCCACCGATCCGACCTCTTCGGGCGATGCCGACGTGATGATCCTCGGCGACCTCAATGCCTACGCCATGGAAGATCCCATCGCCTATCTGAAAAATGCAGGGTTCACGGATCTGGTCGATAGTCTGGCCGACACGGATTATACCTATGGGTTCCCCGTGGATCTCGGGATTGTGCCGCAGGCCCAGGGCTATGGCACCCTCGATTATGCCTTCGCCAATGCGTCCTTGCTCTCCCAGGTCGTCGATGCGGCGGTTTGGCATATCAATGCGGATGAGCCGCCGGTGATCGATTACGATCTCGACTTCAAGCCGACTGAGCAAGAAGCCTATTTCGATCCGTCGACCCCGTTCCGGTCCTCCGACCACGATCCTGTTCTGATCGGGCTTAACCTGACCAGCAGCAATGTGGCCCCGACCGCCTTCGACGATGACGCCCTCGTCACAGCGGGCCAGAGCGTTGAGGTCGATCTGTTGGTGAATGATGTCGACGAGGATAATGATCCGCTGACGGTTGTGGACCTGGATGTCGCGGGACTTGAGGGCAGCGTCCTCGACAATGGCGACGGGACCGTGACCTATTCGACGGAGGGTCGCTTTGCCTATCTGGCCGAGGGTGAAACCGCCCTGACCAGCTTTGGCTACACCATCAGCGATGGCGAGGAGCAAAGTTCCGCCACCGTTTTGGTAACGGTCGAAGGGCCAGTGGAGGTCGCCAATAGTGGGACCGCCTTCAGCCTGCTGACCTTTACCAATGGCGGGCTCAACCTGTTCACCTTCGACGGCGATGCCTTCCGCGCCTATGGCCAAGGGGCCGATGCCGGCGTGAGCTACGATGAGGTTGAGGCGTTCCTGGCAGAGGCGGCCGCGCTCTATGGCGGCGTTGTCAGTATCGAGGCGACCATCGACGATGCGGTGCTCGCCGACGGCGAGGCTGCCCTGTCGATCGAGGCAACGGCCGAGGGCCTCGTGACCCTCGCCGGGGATGCGATCGATGGCACGCTGACCTTTGCCTTTGCTACCCAGCGGGCGGCGGAGAATTTCGAGGCCTTCCTGTTCGATCT
This window harbors:
- a CDS encoding DUF6471 domain-containing protein is translated as MTYAQLLDKLAEISVSETEPNIRNKLARGKFTAVCLVQCLMEL
- a CDS encoding lipid A deacylase LpxR family protein, coding for MTISPTPSLFTLGAVAALTLASGITPAAAQEARAVWSAVHENDYFAGTDQNYTSGVRFARFIEVEPGGFQFGIAERLFGARGDRDEVIYGLGLGQSLYTPTDTDAEAPLFDQRPYAAWLYSEYSLIRLGGGTADQLTVEFGTVGPDALGEEVQNNYHTLIGGEEAEGWDNQIRNELGVVVSYERKLRAQFSREIGNVGVGVDVTPYAGGSVGNIRSDVRAGAILRLGAGLDDDFGPPRINPASAGVGYFSPTQSNALYAYIGGQGRYVFNDITLEGSLFDDDDPVTVDIEETVGEIQGGIVWRIADWQLAYSQVWRTKQFEAQADNQRFGAVSIARRF
- a CDS encoding ExeM/NucH family extracellular endonuclease, coding for MLPTADLGLTETASLRLSATGTEGADERLTAALLSPSGQDALALSWLAGPVDNSLVGSAFTASALPGPLIAEFQSNPPGTDPATQTIELSGEAGTSFTGVLLSIESDAGSSAGTVDRLETVSGTFDANGLLTVEIADLENPSFTLVLLDSFTGAVGTDIDTDDDGTADDLSTFGTVLDAIGVPDTAGDEAFVYGAELGGTDFAYTGAEPELIFRDGSVGDLYAVNFLGSSTDIVAADGTVLSPSDFDTDPTLAPTFGALNPTLGSQAAPVLIAEFQSNPPGTDPATQTIELSGEAGTSFTGVLLSIESDAGSSAGTVDRLETVSGTFDANGLLTVEIADLENPSFTLVLLDSFTGAVGTDIDTDDDGTADDLSTFGTVLDAIGVPDTAGDEAFVYGAELGGTDFAYTGAEPELIFRDGSVGDLYAVNFLGSSTDIVAADGTVLSPSDFDTDPTLAPTFGALNPTLMADPEPITLISDVQGTGAVSPLAGGTVTVRAVVVGDFQDGGLGENGDFNGFYLQEEDADADGDAQSSEGIFVFDGSSPAIDVAVGDLVEVTGTVTEFFGETQISLSSIEIISADNTLPTAATITFPVADVVSTDDGTLIADLEAYEGMLVTVPNSQQLTVTDLFTYGRFGDIGLTAGDRLPIFTQDNAPDAVGYAAFLEEAAKSTLVIDDGSSVQNPTSLPYPDGFFDGDEGLRAGDSVQDLVGVVRYSRGSGGFGDENFRINPVEAPTFVNDNPRPTEAPDVGGDLTVATFNVLNFFTTLDQNGNTSGPSNLEPRGADNQAEFDRQLDKLVQAIGQSGADILSLVELENEFADTNGDGQFAIGTLVDALNTAFPTETYAYVDPGQSFVDVSDAISVGFIYKTDKVQLAEGTTVEILSDADLPGLGLSFGQPVFDGVSTNRAALAATFEEIDGGGQVTLVANHFKSKGGSGSGGDADQGDGAGAFNQTRLNAAIALDAWLATDPTSSGDADVMILGDLNAYAMEDPIAYLKNAGFTDLVDSLADTDYTYGFPVDLGIVPQAQGYGTLDYAFANASLLSQVVDAAVWHINADEPPVIDYDLDFKPTEQEAYFDPSTPFRSSDHDPVLIGLNLTSSNVAPTAFDDDALVTAGQSVEVDLLVNDVDEDNDPLTVVDLDVAGLEGSVLDNGDGTVTYSTEGRFAYLAEGETALTSFGYTISDGEEQSSATVLVTVEGPVEVANSGTAFSLLTFTNGGLNLFTFDGDAFRAYGQGADAGVSYDEVEAFLAEAAALYGGVVSIEATIDDAVLADGEAALSIEATAEGLVTLAGDAIDGTLTFAFATQRAAENFEAFLFDLTDEIAANGAVANDPTDFRFDLGGLRVFYDQIGDQFGFTADGGATQSRFDALDPFVEAIATVFGATALRDGAIDGLAAAEGESLTVLRAGTFALLTGGAIEGTELYRFADEATAVTVATGLNDLFDLIDETAAVAAEDASPAPALIDAADLFA